A window of the Odocoileus virginianus isolate 20LAN1187 ecotype Illinois chromosome 20, Ovbor_1.2, whole genome shotgun sequence genome harbors these coding sequences:
- the NTN5 gene encoding netrin-5, translating to MPVTFALWLLLSQASADPDPCYHPGGRPRFCLPPVTQLAGMAASCPQACGPSLGVDLGPLAPCNGSLTLGLGGPFLLSSVSLRFCTPGPPALVLSAAWATGGPWRSLWRRPAWPGALGGPERVTFRVPAGPKASVVASHLRLELGGRGGLAAAGVRGRCQCHGHAARCAARDRPPRCRCRHHTTGPGCESCRPSHRDWPWRPATPRHPHPCLPCSCNQHARRCRFNSELFRLSGGRSGGVCERCRHHTAGRHCHYCQPGFWRDPSQPINSRKACRACQCHPIGATGGTCNQTSGQCSCKLGVTGLTCNRCGPGYQQSRSPRMPCQRIPEVTTTLATTPQAYSLDPQCQNYCNTSDTRIHMSLRRYCQQDYVLHAQVLASEAADTAWQRLAIRVLAVYKQRARPVRRGSQAAWVPRADLTCGCLRLRPANHYLLLGSTAGSPDPTRLVLDRHGLALPWRPRWARPLRRLQQEEHAGGCRGLQPSTPSPEPRL from the exons ATGCCCGTGACCTTTGCCCTCTGGCTCCTCCTGAGCCAGGCCAGCGCGGACCCGGACCCGTGTTACCACCCTGGGGGCCGCCCCCGCTTCTGCCTCCCACCCGTGACCCAGCTGGCTGGCATGGCTGCCTCCTGTCCCCAGGCCTGTGGCCCCTCCCTGGGCGTGGACCTTGGCCCGCTGGCCCCCTGCAATGGCAGTCTGACCCTGGGCCTGGGGGGCCCTTTCCTCCTGTCGTCCGTCAGCCTGCGCTTCTGCACCCCAGGACCCCCAGCCCTGGTCCTGTCTGCCGCCTGGGCCACCGGAGGGCCCTGGAGGTCACTGTGGCGCAGGCCCGCCTGGCCGGGGGCACTGGGAGGGCCAGAGAGGGTGACCTTCAGGGTCCCAGCGGGCCCTAAGGCCAGCGTGGTGGCCAGTCACCTCCGCCTGGAGCTCGGGGGCCGAGGGGGGCTGGCAGCTGCGGGCGTGAGAGGCCGCTGCCAGTGCCACGGCCACGCTGCCCGCTGCGCTGCCCGTGACCGGCCGCCCCGCTGCCGCTGCCGCCACCACACCACCGGCCCAGGCTGTGAGAGCTGCCGGCCATCCCACCGCGACTGGCCCTGGCGGCCTGCCACGCCCCGGCACCCTCACCCTTGCCTGC CCTGCTCCTGCAACCAGCACGCGCGACGCTGCAGGTTCAACTCGGAGCTGTTCAGGCTGTCGGGTGGCCGGAGTGGGGGCGTTTGTGAGCGGTGCCGCCACCACACAGCTGGGCGGCACTGCCACTACTGCCAGCCAGGGTTCTGGAGGGACCCCAGCCAGCCCATCAACAGCCGCAAGGCCTGCAGGG CCTGCCAGTGCCATCCTATTGGGGCGACAGGCGGTACCTGCAACCAGACCAGTGGGCAGTGCTCCTGCAAGCTAGGGGTCACTGGCCTGACCTGCAACCGCTGTGGTCCTGGCTACCAGCAGAGCCGCTCCCCCAGGATGCCCTGCCAGC GAATCCCAGAGGTGACAACCACCCTTGCCACAACCCCTCAAGCTTACAGCTTGG ACCCTCAGTGTCAAAACTATTGCAATACCTCGGACACCAGGATACACATGAGCCTTCGGAGGTACTGCCAGCAGGACTACG TGCTCCACGCGCAGGTGCTGGCATCCGAGGCCGCGGACACGGCATGGCAGCGGCTGGCCATACGCGTGCTGGCCGTGTACAAGCAGCGAGCGCGGCCCGTGCGCCGTGGCAGCCAGGCCGCCTGGGTGCCCCGCGCCGATCTGACGTGCGGATGTTTGCGCCTGCGGCCCGCCAACCACTATCTGCTGCTGGGCAGCACGGCTGGCAGCCCAGATCCTACACGCCTCGTCCTCGACCGCCACGGCCTCGCACTGCCCTGGAGGCCGCGCTGGGCCCGGCCGCTGCGGCGGCTGCAGCAGGAAGAGCACGCCGGGGGGTGCCGCGGCTTGCAGCCTTCGACCCCGAGCCCCGAACCCAGGCTCTAG